The sequence ATATTAGCTCAATTCAGAACTGGCTTATGCGTTATAAAAGATTGCCTTTTAACTATACTTGATTTTCCACGGAATGTGTGAACTACTTTCCCTCAGTGTATGTAATTTAATCAAGGAATCTTATTCAATGAGTATCTTATTCTGCAAATACACGCATGCTTTCCCTCCGCAttccaagatcaagattcaATAGCGTGAAGCAAGGCTCCTAAATTGTAACTAATTGATACTGTTCATGTTTGTTTGATCATGGGTGAGTGTGCTTGCTTCTATGTCCCTGGTGGTATTGACAAATGCCGCGTGATGATCGGAGCAGTGCTAGGCTCCCCGCCAGACAGAGTCAGACGCACCATCTGGAAGGGAGAAACCTTACATAGCTTCGGGCATCTGTAGTACCCGCTGACCCAGAAGCTCCTCAACTTGTTCCATTCTGCACACAAGAAGTGCCCAAAAGGCTAGAAAGTATTCCAAAGCCATCTTTCGGCAGCCAAACTGGCTAGACATAACGTTAGAAAGGTGGTTGTTGGCTCTCCACTATGAGGTTGATCGATTGCAAACTTGCGGGGTAGGACAACGTTTGCGGGGTATTGAAGTACTGTACGTTCTTGAAAAAGAAACATCGTAGCCATGACCAACCTTCTCTAGCTTCTTACTAATTGATGATCCTTCCCGTCCTCACGTTACATTTACTAGATCCACTACAAGATGCGTCCCCCTCTTCTTCCCGGAGTACTATTAGTCTCCCCGGAGCGATTCTATTGCTTCCCAGTCACCTGATGATTAAAGCTTCCCTGACACTTGTTCAAACCAATTATTCCAAAATACGAAGAAACATCTTGGTAAGGGCCTACTTAACTCCACACATCTTTCAGATTCGTGACGCGGCCTTGATTGAACAGCCTCCATCTCGGGTCAACACACAATGATGTCAGTGGAAAACAAGacagtcatcatcactggGGGAGCCAGAGGCATTGGGGCTGCGACATCGCGACTCTACAACTCTCATGGGGCTCACGTTGTAATCGCCGACCTAGCCAGCGCCCACGATGCAGCCAACGAGCTCATACACTCATGTCGCCATCCTTCTCGCGCCGTTTTCATCGCGGTAGATATTGCCAACTGGGACGACATGACAACGTTGTTTCGGAATGCGACTGAGCGCTTTGGACGAGTCGACATTGTAGTGGCTAATGCTGGGATTATGGAGCGGAAGGATACCTTTGCacttgatgaggttgacgaaCATGGTGAACTGATGGAGTCGAACGAAGCATTTAGAGTAATCGATATCAACCTGAAAGGGACACTCAACAGTAAGACTCTGCatctatttctttttcctttggTTCAGCAATGCCAACGTGTCTTTTCTAGCTCTAAGACTAGCCATGCACTACATGAGCAAGCCCAGAGCAGACGGCGACGCTGGCTCAATCGTGCTCATTGCCTCGACTTCCGGATACTTCGGGGGCACTGGCGTGGCCGCTTATGTC is a genomic window of Fusarium fujikuroi IMI 58289 draft genome, chromosome FFUJ_chr12 containing:
- a CDS encoding related to NADPH-dependent beta-ketoacyl reductase (rhlG), which codes for MSVENKTVIITGGARGIGAATSRLYNSHGAHVVIADLASAHDAANELIHSCRHPSRAVFIAVDIANWDDMTTLFRNATERFGRVDIVVANAGIMERKDTFALDEVDEHGELMESNEAFRVIDINLKGTLNTLRLAMHYMSKPRADGDAGSIVLIASTSGYFGGTGVAAYVASKHGVIGLLRACQGVAMSRGIRVNAVAPFFTPTQITAGYAQQWKDSGLEANTPDTVAEEIYRVSVETTLTGECSMVAGRFVHPVESARTALIPAIVGQDIANLMGESKEFFDSIGGYKLPELKQGS